The DNA window CTGGTCTTCAAGGTCGGCGGTGAAATCATATCCCACATAGCGGCGGAAATAGTTTTCCAGGAACGCAGTCACCAGACGCCCCTTATCCTCGGGGATAAGCCGGTTTTTGTCTTTGCGTACATATTCGCGGTCCTGGATCGTTGTGACGATCGACGCATAAGTCGACGGGCGTCCGATGCCGAGCTCTTCCATGCGCTTGACCAGCGTTGCCTCGGTATAGCGCGGCGGGGGCTGGGTGAAATGCTGCTCTGGCGTGATCGAGCGTTTCTCCATTGCATCGCCCTGATCAATCTGCGGCAGGCGCCTGTCATCGTCATCCGTGACGACATCATCACGGCCCTCTTCATAGACGCGCAGAAAGCCGTCAAAGAGCACGACCTGACCCGTAGCGCGCAGTTCGACCTGACCGTCGGCGCTGGCCACATCTACCGTGGTACGTTCCATCCTTGCCGCTTCCATCTGGCAGGCCAGCGTGCGTTTCCAGATGAGATCGTAGAGTTTGCGCTGATCTGCGTCGGAGGTTTTCAGGTCCTCCGGTTTGGTCAGCATCTCGGTCGGGCGCACGCATTCATGCGCTTCCTGGGCGTTCTTGGCTTTGTTTTTGTAGATGCGCGGGCTGGAGGGGACGTATTCGCTGCCGTAGAGCGTTTTGATCGCGTCGCGCGCCGCGGTGACTGCTTCGGGCGCCATGTCGATACCATCGGTCCGCATATACGTGATGTAGCCGGCCTCATAAAGCCGCTGCGCGGTGCTCATGGTCTGGCGCGCGCCCATGCCGAACTTGCGACTGGCCTCCTGCTGCAGCGTCGATGTCATGAAAGGGGCGGCGGGGTTACGGTTGGCGGGCTTTGCTTCGACCGATTTTACTTTGAGATCGCGCGAGGTGATGGCCTGAACGGCCATTTCCGCCTGAGTCTGATCGGCAATGTCAAAGCGTTCAAGCTTCTTGCCGGCCAGAACGGTGAGACGCGCCTCGAAATCCTGTCCGCGCGGGGTGCCGAGCATTGCCCTGACCGACCAGTACTCGCGGTTGCGGAAGGCCTCGATTTCCATCTCGCGTTCGACAATCAGGCGCAGGGTCACCGACTGCACGCGCCCTGCGGATTTGGCACCGGGCAGTTTACGCCAGAGCACAGGCGAGAGATTAAAGCCCACCAGATAATCCAGCGCGCGCCGTGCGAGATAGGCTTCAACAAGCGGCATATCGACCTGGCGGGGGTTGGCCATCGCCTCGGTCACGGCCTTTTTGGTGATCTGGTTGAAGACCACCCGGCTGACGGGGGTGTCCTTTTTGATCGACTTGCGTTTGGTAAGGGCTTCCTGAAGGTGCCAGCTGATCGCTTCGCCTTCGCGGTCGGGGTCGGTGGCGAGAATGAGAGCGTTGTCTTCCTTGAGCGCATCGGCGATGGCCTTGACGTGCTTTTTGCTGTCGGAGGCCACTTCCCAGAGCATGTCGAATTCGTTTTCGGGATCCACCGAGCCGTCTTTCGGGGGCAGGTCGCGCACATGTCCGTAGGAGGCCAGAACGGTGTAATCCTTACCCAGATAAGAGTTGATCGTTTTTGCTTTGGCTGGGGATTCGACGACGACGACCGGCATAATACGGGGTACCTCTGAGCGAAAATATCTGATGTCTATGGCCACCTCTGAGGTGGGGTGCAAGCGGATTTTGTCAATCGTGCCTCATGCAGGCTGTGCTTCAGGCGCCGGGGCGGAGCGGCATCAGAGCTGCTTCATGACTGGGCGGACGGCAGGCGTCCGGGAGCGAAAGCCGGGTTCTCAGAGGGCGCAGGCCGGGATCCTCAGGGCGGGGCGGTCAGTGCAGCGACGCCCGGTCAGCCTGTGCGCGAAACCAGTCCGCCGGCCTGTCGGATGATCTCGCCTTTCAGTTCCAGTTCGAGCAGCGCAGGGGCGGCATCTGATGAGCGCACCGCGAGATCACGGATGAGCTGGTCTTCGGCCAGCGGTGCCGGGCTCAGCCGGTCGAGGATGCGGCGGTGCAGTTCTGCTGCGTGGGCGAGGGCTGCGTTTTTGACCCGGTGTGCCGGCGGGGTCGGCGAAGCTTTTCCTGACACCGCCGTATTTTTGCCAGGTGCGGGGGACCGCGCGGGCAGCGGAAGCGGCCGCAGATCAGAATGCGGCGCGATGGGGCCGATTGCTTCGAGAACGTCCTGAGCCGACCGCACCAGAACCGCGCCGTCGCGGATCAGCTGATTACAGCCTGAGGCGCGCGCATCAAAGGGGCTGCCGGGCACGGCCAGAACGTCACGGCCCTGATCGAGAGCATCACGTGCTGTAATCAGGCTGCCTGACTTGGCGGCGGCTTCCACAACGACAGTTGCCCGGCTCAGCCCTGAGATGATCCGGTTGCGGCTGGGAAAATGCCGCGCTTTTGGTTGCAATCCGGGCGGATGCTCTGACAGACGCAGCCCGCGGTCCGCGATGTCACGGGCCAGTCCGGTGTTCTCTGCTGGATAGATGATATCCACGCCGCCGGCCTGAACCGCGATTGTTCCGGTGGGCAGCGCCGCCAGATGTGCGGCGGTATCGACGCCACGGGCGAGGCCCGAGACAATCACATAACCCGCCGCCCCAAGATCCGCGGCAAGCGCGCGCGCCATTCTGGTGCCGAGCGAGGAGGCGTTGCGGGCACCGACCAGAGAGATCATTGGTCGCAGCAGCAATTCAGGATCGCCGATCACCCATAAAAACGGGGGCGCATCACTGATTTCGTCGAGCGTGGCGGGGTAGGCGGGGGTGCCGGACATCACCAGCCGGGCACCGGCCGCGCGGGCGGCGTTGAGTTCGGCCTGCACAACCTCGGGGGGGCAGACCTCATATTTCTCAACGCCGGCGGCGCGCGCCACCTCAGGCAGCGCGGCCAGCGCATTCTGCGCAGTGCCGTGTTCAGTCAGCAGTCGTTTATACGTCGTTATGCCAACCCGGCGGGAGCGCAAGAGACGGAGCCGGGAGAACTGTTCGTCTTCCGGGGTGGGTGGGAGTGGGGGGTGAGTGGAAGAAGGATTGAGATCCTTTTCATCAGTCATCCGCGGCTCCGTCCTTTGCAGAATCAGGTTTAAGCCGTCTTGGTTAACAACGCGTGAAGAAGAGAGAGCCCCACCATTGCTATTTGTGCGGGGGCGCGGATTTTTCCTTTCAGGAGGCAGATCCGCCCACCGTCAGCCCGCCGATCATCAGGGTCGGCTGGCCCACGCCCACCGGGACCCATTGTCCCGCCTTGCCGCAGTTGCCCATGCCCGGATCAAGCGCCATGTCATTGCCGATGGCGCGGATGTGTTTCAGCGCCGTGGAGCCGTCCCCGATCAGCGTCGCACCACGCACCGGTGCGCCCACTTTGCCGTCCTGAACACGGTATGCTTCGGTGCAGGAGAATACGAACTTACCGTTCGTGATATCGACCTGGCCGCCGCCGAAACCGACGGCATAGATGCCGTCCTTCAGCCCGGCAACAATATCACCGGGGGCCGTGTCGCCGCCCAGCATATAGGTGTTGGTCATCCGCGGCATCGGAGCATTGGCATAGCTTTCGCGCCGCCCGTTGCCCGTGGAGGTGACCCCCATCAGCCGCGCATTCTGGCGGTCCTGCATATAGCCCACAAGTATGCCGTCCTCGATCAGGGTATTTTTGCCCGAAGGCGTGCCCTCATCATCAACCGAGATCGAGCCGCGCCGGTCCGGGATCGTACCGTCATCCAGCACAGTAACCCCGGGGCTGGCGATCCGCTGACCCATCAGTCCGGCAAAGGCCGAAGAGCCCTTGCGGTTGAAATCACCCTCCAGCCCGTGCCCGATCGCCTCGTGCAGCAGGATTCCGGGCCATCCCGGGCCAAGCACAACATCCATGACACCCGCCGGAGCAGGGACAGCACCAAGATTGACAACCGCAACGCGCAGGGCCTCGCGCGCCTTTGCCTGCCAGTCCTGCGGCGCCAGCAGCCCGTCAAGGCCCACGCGCCCGCCACCACCGGCAGTGCCGGATTCGCGCCGGCCGTTTTCCTCGACGATCACCGAGACATTTACGCGCGTCATGGGCCGGACATCACGCACGGAATGTCCGTCAGGGCGCAGAATTTCGACCTCCTGCAGACTGGCGGCAATCGTGGCCGAGACCTGCACAACCCGCGGGTCAAGATCCCGGGCAAAGGCATCGATTTCGCGCAGAGTTTCGATTTTCACCGGGAAGGGCGCGCCTGCGATCGGGTCATCGTCAGTATAAAGCTTCTTATTTGTTGCGGCGGGCGCATCCGCCCGGGTGCCGCCGCCGTCGCCCACAGCCAGACGCGCGGTTTCCGCCGCGCGCTTCAGTGCGCTTTCGGTTATTTCAGTGGAATGGGCGTAGCCGGTGACTTCGCCGCGAACAGCGCGCAGACCAAAACCCATGCCCGCATCATAACTCGCGGTCCTGAGCCGCCCGTCGTCAAAGACCAGCGCCTCGGACCGGCGGCGCTCCAGAAACAGCTCTCCGTCATCGGCACCATCCGTGGCCGCGCGCAGAACCTTCAGAGCCGTCTCCCGGTCCAGCGAATCGTCGAAGGGTGAAAAAGGCGCGTCTGTCATGGGGCTGATCCTTTGCAAAAAGCTGGTATTTTCGGGCTCAGCGTCTGTTTGACGCAAGCTGAAGCCTTTATCTCGTACCCAGAATATGATTGTAAGGATGGCGAATACAACGGGAGGGCTGATGCGCAACTCAGATCCCACCCCACAATGCGCAACAATGATCCAGCGATCACCAATCAGATCAGGACGACACATGAAAAGAATCACATCCCTCGCAGGCTTTTTGGCCGGCCTGACAGCGACCGGTGCCTCTGCACAGGACAACCTCGAGATCATCGGGAAACCTGTGGACGGGCTGACCGGGTTTCAGCCGGCTGTTACCGAACTGGCGCGCGATATCCACAATCTGGACTGGATGCTGCTGGTGATCATCACGATCATCTCGCTCTTTGTAACCGCACTCATTGCCTGGGTCTGCATCCGCTATAATGCAAAGCGCAATCCGGAGCCTGCGACCTTCACACACCACACACCTGTTGAGATCGCCTGGACGGTGATCCCGATTGTGATCCTGGTGTTTATCGGTGCCTATTCGCTGCCGGTTCTGTTCAAGCAACAGGAAATTCCCGAGGGCGACATCACGATTAAAGTGACCGGATACCAGTGGTACTGGGATTACGAATATGTGGATGAGGGCTTTGAGTTCTCTTCCTACATGATCGGTGCGCCGGCAACCGGTGGCAACAACGCCAAATCGCCCGAGGTGATCCGGCAGCTTGAAGAAGCCGGATATTCGGAAGACGAATTCCTGCTGGCAACTGATACATCTGTTGTGGTGCCCGTTGGTAAAACCATCGTGATGCAGGTCACGGCCGGCGATGTAATCCATTCCTGGACGATCCCTGCCTTTGGCGTGAAACAGGATGGTGTACCCGGTCGTCTGGCAGAGCTGTGGTTCAAGGCCGAACAGGAAGGCATCTACTTCGGCCAGTGCTCTGAGCTTTGCGGTCTGAACCATGCCTATATGCCGATCACGGTCAAAGTCGTGTCGGAAGAGGCCTATGCTGACTGGCTGGCCGGTGCGAAAGAGGAATACGCCGGTATTCCTCAGACCCGCGTTCTGGCTTCCAACTGAAGCGGGCCGGGCTGTGCGTGTCACAGCCCGTCGCGCCACCTGCGCCCGAGGCACCTGAATGTCTGATGTAAGCTACAATACACCCACCGGGGAATATGACACGCAGCTGGGGGATTATTTCGCCCTGATGAAGCCGCGCGTCATGTCACTGGTGGTCTTCACGGCGCTGGTGGGCCTGATCGCGGCCCCGGTGCCTGTGCATCCGGTCATTGCTTTTGCCTCGATCCTGTTTGTGGCCATCGGGGCGGGCGCGTCAGGTGCGCTCAACATGTGGCGGGATGCGGATATCGATGCGGTGATGCGGCGCACGGCGAAACGCCCGATCCCGTCAGGTCGGGTGCCTGCGGGTGAGGCACTGAGCCTCGGGCTGGCGCTTTCGGGTCTTTCGGTGATGATGCTGGGGCTTGCGGCAAATCTGCTGTCGGCAGCACTGCTGGCTTTCACGATCTTTTTCTACGCCGTGATCTATTCGATGTGGCTGAAACGCGCAACGCCGCAGAACATCGTAATCGGCGGAGCCGCAGGGGCCTTCCCG is part of the Roseobacter ponti genome and encodes:
- the topA gene encoding type I DNA topoisomerase — encoded protein: MPVVVVESPAKAKTINSYLGKDYTVLASYGHVRDLPPKDGSVDPENEFDMLWEVASDSKKHVKAIADALKEDNALILATDPDREGEAISWHLQEALTKRKSIKKDTPVSRVVFNQITKKAVTEAMANPRQVDMPLVEAYLARRALDYLVGFNLSPVLWRKLPGAKSAGRVQSVTLRLIVEREMEIEAFRNREYWSVRAMLGTPRGQDFEARLTVLAGKKLERFDIADQTQAEMAVQAITSRDLKVKSVEAKPANRNPAAPFMTSTLQQEASRKFGMGARQTMSTAQRLYEAGYITYMRTDGIDMAPEAVTAARDAIKTLYGSEYVPSSPRIYKNKAKNAQEAHECVRPTEMLTKPEDLKTSDADQRKLYDLIWKRTLACQMEAARMERTTVDVASADGQVELRATGQVVLFDGFLRVYEEGRDDVVTDDDDRRLPQIDQGDAMEKRSITPEQHFTQPPPRYTEATLVKRMEELGIGRPSTYASIVTTIQDREYVRKDKNRLIPEDKGRLVTAFLENYFRRYVGYDFTADLEDQLDNVSAGDADYKEVLRRFWRDFSAAVAETADLRITEVLEKINEVLEPHLFPPNEDGTDPRLCPNCGAGRLSMRTARSGGAFIGCSNYPECRYTRAFGPPGEEDDSGIPPEGKLLGEDAGDKIFAFKGRFGPYVQRGEVSEDNKKPPRQSIPKDWPPEDVDLPQALKLLSLPREIGPHPEDGVPVWSNIGRYGPYLKHAASTSERGGTNANLESIDEVFTVGMNRAVQLLAEKVASRGGRGAAAKTLRDLGEHPDQGGQISIMEGKYGPYVKWDKINATIPKETAPDDLSIEAAVALIEEKAAKKGTRRKKAAPRKKTAAKKTAKSS
- the tldD gene encoding metalloprotease TldD, which encodes MTDAPFSPFDDSLDRETALKVLRAATDGADDGELFLERRRSEALVFDDGRLRTASYDAGMGFGLRAVRGEVTGYAHSTEITESALKRAAETARLAVGDGGGTRADAPAATNKKLYTDDDPIAGAPFPVKIETLREIDAFARDLDPRVVQVSATIAASLQEVEILRPDGHSVRDVRPMTRVNVSVIVEENGRRESGTAGGGGRVGLDGLLAPQDWQAKAREALRVAVVNLGAVPAPAGVMDVVLGPGWPGILLHEAIGHGLEGDFNRKGSSAFAGLMGQRIASPGVTVLDDGTIPDRRGSISVDDEGTPSGKNTLIEDGILVGYMQDRQNARLMGVTSTGNGRRESYANAPMPRMTNTYMLGGDTAPGDIVAGLKDGIYAVGFGGGQVDITNGKFVFSCTEAYRVQDGKVGAPVRGATLIGDGSTALKHIRAIGNDMALDPGMGNCGKAGQWVPVGVGQPTLMIGGLTVGGSAS
- the cyoE gene encoding heme o synthase, with translation MSDVSYNTPTGEYDTQLGDYFALMKPRVMSLVVFTALVGLIAAPVPVHPVIAFASILFVAIGAGASGALNMWRDADIDAVMRRTAKRPIPSGRVPAGEALSLGLALSGLSVMMLGLAANLLSAALLAFTIFFYAVIYSMWLKRATPQNIVIGGAAGAFPPVIGWVIATGSFSVEAWLMFALIFMWTPPHFWALALFMKSDYDDADVPMLTVTHGRKVTRTHIIVYTVLLAFLAVGTGFTAIGGPLYLATAVVLNVLFLKGAYDIWRRPEEAAIEDGYTVEKKFFRLSLWYLFAHFGAILFEAVLRPFGLGGW
- the coxB gene encoding cytochrome c oxidase subunit II is translated as MKRITSLAGFLAGLTATGASAQDNLEIIGKPVDGLTGFQPAVTELARDIHNLDWMLLVIITIISLFVTALIAWVCIRYNAKRNPEPATFTHHTPVEIAWTVIPIVILVFIGAYSLPVLFKQQEIPEGDITIKVTGYQWYWDYEYVDEGFEFSSYMIGAPATGGNNAKSPEVIRQLEEAGYSEDEFLLATDTSVVVPVGKTIVMQVTAGDVIHSWTIPAFGVKQDGVPGRLAELWFKAEQEGIYFGQCSELCGLNHAYMPITVKVVSEEAYADWLAGAKEEYAGIPQTRVLASN
- the dprA gene encoding DNA-processing protein DprA, producing the protein MTDEKDLNPSSTHPPLPPTPEDEQFSRLRLLRSRRVGITTYKRLLTEHGTAQNALAALPEVARAAGVEKYEVCPPEVVQAELNAARAAGARLVMSGTPAYPATLDEISDAPPFLWVIGDPELLLRPMISLVGARNASSLGTRMARALAADLGAAGYVIVSGLARGVDTAAHLAALPTGTIAVQAGGVDIIYPAENTGLARDIADRGLRLSEHPPGLQPKARHFPSRNRIISGLSRATVVVEAAAKSGSLITARDALDQGRDVLAVPGSPFDARASGCNQLIRDGAVLVRSAQDVLEAIGPIAPHSDLRPLPLPARSPAPGKNTAVSGKASPTPPAHRVKNAALAHAAELHRRILDRLSPAPLAEDQLIRDLAVRSSDAAPALLELELKGEIIRQAGGLVSRTG